The stretch of DNA accagggtagtgggcaggcctggtgggggttatggagagttgccccaactaggctgcagctccaactggtttgcgtgaggaccaagtatgaagtgggtaggatcgacctggactacaacacccattggttcatgagaaagacaggactggaaacagaactgacccagcaatagcaatgaccagcatgtgcaaaagctGATTGGTGCGAAggatggtgccagaccctgtactagcaaactcacgcaagaatcaggtctgggatcatcttagatgaagtttgtttggagatccctgcaactgaactgctgacctcagaaccccaaccatgaggagactaggtcagccagtggattctgaatctggaatggcgagattggcagcaatccagaactgttgaactatcaaaacttcttgagcaggaccctcagagcgcgcctcacattggggatctgggatgggtgggaagctgggtggggcttttccctttgtttctcccctgaccccagatacagggaaaaaacaataatagtgtggaaacaatggtattaccactttcaccctgtagcccttgaccctttgtacccttgcagggcccagtctcccaagggttaactgcacagcttagcttgtttctcagaggataacaggatgggcaattttggcctgatacatctagccactggcttaactgcaagttcctgcttcttatttgtcaagttatctgccaagggattggatagacactgggaggagctcgagggatttagggtggccacttgaggactggataaacactgggaggagctaggcagagtataaaagacagcctggagtttcaataatcATCATTCGCATTCGGCATTCTCCTGACAAGAATGGtgcactgcgtgttgtcttttttgtaaccctagtccctctgctcggctcggggtacttggcgacgcgggcgttcccaacataccctaatcaactaagtaagattattaaaaataataagaaaaaaatcgtagctttgcatatttttaattcttttttttttaaaggtatttattagagaaaaaagttctcccatctcctgattcatACCCCCAAATGCTTGAAACATTGGAGCCATTCCTTGCTGGCTGTCAGGCTACATGCTAGCAGGAAtcaggaccagagccaggcatCAACACCCAGGCACTTGCATGCCAACCTCTTGACATTTTTCTGCTACAAGTAAGcatccaactaaaaaaaaaataaataaataggggaaAAATTACCCAAAAATGTATGGGAACAAGGAGTTAATGAAGATAAAAGTAGATGCTAATTAATTAGTACCTAAAAATTAGAAATTGTAAAACGAAGAGTTGTTTCTCTGAAATGCTTGTGTACAGCAGTATAGGCAGGAATAAGAAAGGAAAAGTTAGTTTTTCAGTTTAGGCCAGATCAGTGTGAAGATTATGAAAAGCTGATGACCATTTAGAAAAATGTAAATCACTAAAATTGAAGCACAAAGAGGTTAGGAAACTTGTACAATAAATAactagaaagaaaatgagaaggttATCAGATATGCTGTCCCCACTCCCAACCACCACCCTACATTCCCTGACCATATTCTTCTCTGAACTTAAATctgagttcctttttttttttttaagatttatttatttttattgcaaagtcatatacagagaggaggagagacagaaaggaagacccaccatccgaggattcactccccaagtgactgcaacagctggagctgagccaaatcaaagccaggaacctagagcctcctccaggtctcccacttgggtgcaaggtcccaaggcactggccgtcccctactgctttccaggccacaagcagggagctgcatgggaagctgagctgccgggattagaaccgacgcctatatgggatcctggcgcgttcaaggcaaggattttagccgctaaccactgcaccgggcccaatctTAGTCTTCTttaaggaaaacagaactaaaatctCATTAATGAACTTTTTTACATActcaatattttatattaaacagATGTGTTAAACATTGAACATGAACAAAAGTATTAAATGTTTTGGGGGGCTATATAAATAGTAAGAGACAAACCTGACTTTAAAGTTTTCAGTCTTGTCATtggaaataaatacattcatattCAGTGAGATTGAagtagagaggaagaaaaggataCTACATGTAGGGAAGCTTATTTAAAACTGCCAAAGTGAAGGTTTTGTGAGAAGGGAGGCTGGCAGGCAGGAGAACATTCACCTATTGGCTCATTgtccaaatgccagcaactcaGACTCAGTCCAACATGCCCACCTGGAGAGCAGGGCTTCAGCCATCTGagttaccacctgctgcctcccagggtctgcatttgcaggaagctggaactaaaAGCTGGAGCTATGATTCAAACCCCAGTActcactaactggcacccatatgggatgccagcatcgcacaGAGCAGTTTAAACCTCTACTTCATAATACCAGCCCCGAAACCCTGGGCACTCCAGCAGGTGACATGGTCATTCCAACCAGCATCTCAGCTGCAAGGCCAGAGGTGCAACCCAGGGCCTCCTTTCTAAGATGCAGTCTAAATGAGATCGGCAGCAGGAAAAACATCTGCAGATCTTGAGCAGAACTGGTTGGATAGAGAGGATTCTGCTGATATCCCTGGTAAAGAACAAGGCAGGAGAGTGGGCCCAGGAAGCAGTTTTCATGGTCTATGCCATTTCATTATCCTGTAGACACTGAAGCTGTAACCATAGCTGAACTGGAAAGCTAGATTATTTAACTGGCTTTCTTTTCAGgagagccattctgaagccaggagcttcttctgggtctcctacgcggtgcagggtcccaaagctttgggcctccctcaactgctttcccaggctgcaagcagggagccggatgggaagcaggcctgccaggattaaaaccagtgcctgtatgggatcccagtgcgtgccaAGCGAGGACTTTGccagtaggctattgcaccaggccccagtccaggaatttaaaaaaaaaacaaaaactattcaaTAAATGGACTTGCTGTGTTATGGATAGGTACAAAAATATATCACAGTCTTTCTCATCTTCCCAGCTCAAGAGTCAGGATGCCTCAGATTTAACGGCAGCCGAAAGAGAAGACTCATTGCTTCCTCCTGCAGctaaaaagcagaaaatagacaccaaagaaaagaaggagaagaagcagAAAGTGGATGAAGATGAGATTCAGAAGATGCAGTAAGTCTCTTGTTGGGCCTTCCATTTCCAAGGCTCTGACCTAACCACACGAATCCAAAGAACAGTTCTTGGCTCCTAAATTTCTAGCAtaagaggaaataaaacaattaatACATTATTGTGGTATAGAAAATTATCACTGTACCATCAAAAGATTTATGGTGATAATACTTCTGTTAATATGATCCaagatattttcagtattttgtgTGGGTTTTGATTGTTTGGAGGGGAAatgtcaagtacttgggccagcccAGCATTGTGACACGATGAGCTAAGCTAatgcaacactggtatcccatgtccAAATGTCAatttggatcctggctgctctacttctagttCAGTTCCTTCCAAAAGGAGACAGCAGATATGCCCAACTCCTTATCCTGATGCCACTCACCACTCatggggagaccaggatggagttcctggtagCTGGCTTCcccttggcccaggcctgggtgcTATGGTCACTTGGGAGGAATGGaggctgtttctgcttctctgccttaaGTTGGTGTTTTAAGAAAATTGTCAAATCCTGTTCATAACCTTCTTTTCTCATTATGTATGGTATTTTACATACTAATAGTTTTACCTCCAGGATATAATCTCGTTCTAGTTGAaaatagttctattttctgattaTAAAAGTGGTATTAGCTCACCTCAAATAACTGAGagaattttaacaaaattaatgCCATTACCAAGAGTTTAAGTATACACATTTAAACTTAATAATTTgggcaaattttttttaatggtgtaTAAAAGCTAAATAGTTTCCTAtcagtaaatctattttttttttttcattttttttttcattgagtaaatctatttttaatggcTGCTCTCTGTCCCATTTTGTGGCTCAGGTAAAACATAATCAATCCTGTAACTATTCTGATTGAATCTTTTATGTTAACAGAATTCTGAAGTGTCTTTGGGTACATGTCCACATATTTATCCTAGAAGTGTAATTGGTGGTTCAAATacgagctttttctttttttttttaattattttttatttttattggaaagaatatattcagagagggaaagacagagagaaagatcttccatccaataattcactcctcaagtggccacaaaggctggagctgagctgatccaaagtcggcagccaggaccttcctctgggtctcccacgtaggtgcaggttcccaaggtcatgggccatcctctattgctttcctaggccacaaacttggagctgaatgggaagtggactagccgggactcgaactggcacccatatggaatcctggcacatgcaaagtgaggatttagccactaggctaccacatcaggcccaaaTATAAGCATTTTCAAAGGCTTTTCATGTTTCCGAGTTCCAATCTGAAAAAGTGTTCCACTTCATACTCTGCCAGCATGCATgagaacttttttaaagatttatttttattgaaaggcagatttatagagagaaggagaaacaaaaggatctcccatctgctggttcactcccaagtgaagccaggagcttcttccaggtctcccatgtggttgcagggtctcaaggctttaggccatcctctactgctttcccagaccacaagcagagagttggatgggaagtggagcagccaggacaccaagcagtgcccaaataggatcctggcacatgaagggagaggattagcctgctgaatCATTATACCAGGCCCATATTATGAAATTCTTTACATTCTAATGCTGTTCTTTTTAATACTTGcttaacattaaaatattatcttttaatttatagCTCTAGTTTAGTATTAAATAGTGAGAattcattttacaatttttttctctatattgGCTAttgttggtttttttaaatttgcttattttctaaaattggtttagtcttttttttttttttttctttcttgaaagagggatcttccatttcctggctaACTCCCAAAATGCTTGCACAATTCAgttggccaggagcccagaagtgcATCTGAgttacccacatgggtggccgagACCCAATTACTTCAGCTGTTATCTTGatgcacattaataggaagctggaatcaaaagtagagtcagctctgcttccagtggcAGGGTCTGGGGAAGGGGCAGCAGGTGCCCTGTCCAGCTGGGAAGGTGGCAAAAAGAAGCCCCTGAAACAATCCAAGAAGCAGACCAGGAGATGGATGAGGACGGTAAGACTTGCAAGCACAAACAGAAAGAGGACCAGAAGAAACTCAAGGAGTAAAAGCAAAGGCCGCAGGGAAAGGCCCTTTGGCcacaaatgaaattaagaaatctGTCAAAAAGTAAGCTGCTCCTTCTGCCTGAAGTGATGCTGCCCCCGACCCCATGCCTGTCTGAACATCTGGATTCCTGGCCGGAGCGTCTTTTACCTCCCATAGTTAGAGTGAAGTGTTACCTCAGAGCCTGTTGTACATTTACAAATAaacttttgttaaaaaataagaGGGGGGATCACCACCATCCCGTAAACAAGAAGTGGAGCGGGGCCTCCCAtacgggatgtgggtgtccttAATGCCCCGAAGGTGGCATAACTGCTGCACCCAGTAACTGCCGTGCCAGCAGTCTATCTGAAAGAATCATGTATTCATAGAATTGTTTTTGATAACTTTGAAAACTATGTATTTGAATGtatattgatattttaaatttttgccgTCAGTATGAAATGCAGCAAGGTAAAATTAGAGAGCCTAATGGTGAAAACAAACGGTATGATACAACATTGTTTCTGTCCTTGATGAAAGGAGTTGATTTATGTTTTCTCAAGTTCTTCCCGAGTACAAATATCTATCCTTCCTAAGCACCAAGCTTATTGCTTAACTACTTCAGACTTTGCCTTTGTTAACTTGCTACCAAGTACTCAGTTTTATAAGCCAACTTACTTACTGGAATCTTTGTCTAGAATCCTGGTTTCTTCCTTCTCGGAGGAGCAGCTGAACCGTTATGAAATGTATCGCCGGTCAGCTTTCCCGAAGGCAGCCATTAAAAGGGTAAGGACCATCACTATGTGGCATTgccagcttttatttattttttttaagatacttatttttgggcccagcggcgtggcctagcggctaaagtcctcaccttgaatgcaccaggatcccatatgggcaccggttctaatcccggcagctccacttcccatccagctccctgcttgtggcctgggaaagcagtcaaggacggcccaaagatttgggaccctgcacccatcatgtgagagacccagaagaggttccaggtttccggcttgggatcggtgcagcaccggccgttgcggctcacttggggagtgaatcatcagacggaagattttcttctctgtatatctgactttgtaataaaaataaataaatctttaaaaaaaggatacttatttttatttaaaaggcagatttacagagaaaaggaaagacagaaagatcctccatctgttggttcactcccttcaaatggctgcaatggccagtactgagctaatccaaagccaggaacaaggagccaggaacttcctcagggtctcccgtgtggatgcaggatcccaagatctttggccatcctcaactgctgtcccaggccacaagcagagagctggatgggaagtagagcagctgggacatgaactggcgctcacatgggatgcttgcGCTAGTCCCAGGCCCtgcatttcatcttaaattagaAATGATTCAGACTCCAGCCATGTCCACTGGCAGTTTAAAGTAAGGTTTTGGGCAAGCTACTGTTTTTATTTAGGAAAACACAAATAGCATGCCCTCAATTATTTAAACAATTCCAGTTTGTAAACTAAGGAGTCTCCACATATGAAGTAAGTCATTACGCAGCTGAAGTCTCGTCTAATAGTCTTAGCCTCTAGGCATTAGGAAGCAGTTTTCCACTGCAAGGCTCAGTTGTTAGTACCATGTGCTGATGTCAATCTTGGGCTGTTTTAATCACagtctttgttctttttcaagcTGATTCAGTCCATTACCGGGACCTCAGTGTCTCAGAACGTTGTTATTGCCATGTCTGGTATTTCCAAGGTCTTCGTCGGGGAGGTAGTGGAAGAAGGTAAGTGGTGATGGGTACAAATACTAGGTTATACCTGTGCTGGCCTTTTGTTCAAGAATATCTCTACTAAGGAATATAGTAAAGCACCTGTGAGAATTTGTTTGCACTAGAAGTTTACCACATGGTGAGCCCTGTATGACACCTTTTTCTGCAGTTTCCGTGTTGGGGTTAGGATCCATCTGGGAAGTCTCCCTCCCTGACTCCTATCCTCACCCCAGGATGACAGAcatcaattttatatttttctctagTGGACCAGGTTGTTTTTACTGccaaaattaaatatgaaaaggGAGCAGTCATCAGGACTGAACGATGGATTGTGGGTTGTTGTCACTGATATGTAACCCCTGGGGATTGCCCCTTTGTGTATTGAGTCAGCAGTCTGATTTTACTGAGCTgggaaaatcttttctttttttttaattctttttaattggaaaggcagatttacaaaaacaagagaaaaatcttacatccactggttcattccccaaatagccaga from Ochotona princeps isolate mOchPri1 chromosome 1, mOchPri1.hap1, whole genome shotgun sequence encodes:
- the TAF11 gene encoding transcription initiation factor TFIID subunit 11, whose product is MDNARESPTDKGGEAAESEETAAALGGAGTTDADGIPEETDGDGDTDLKEAAAEEGELKSQDASDLTAAEREDSLLPPAAKKQKIDTKEKKEKKQKVDEDEIQKMQILVSSFSEEQLNRYEMYRRSAFPKAAIKRLIQSITGTSVSQNVVIAMSGISKVFVGEVVEEALDVCEKWGEMPPLQPKHMREAVRRLKSKGQIPNSKHKKIIFF